The Malassezia japonica chromosome 5, complete sequence genome contains a region encoding:
- the ESF1 gene encoding pre-rRNA-processing protein esf1 (BUSCO:EOG09261FAX; COG:S; EggNog:ENOG503NU82), translated as MANGHGVKDARFARVQSDPRFRRAKRDDTKVVLDDRFKDVLQPTKGKKLDRFGRRQAEGEAEELRRLYRLDGGDAARGEVELESSSDEEDEEEEEEEEEDDDDDESEEDEPVVIGRQDAVRRAQAYDSDDSIDLEEDDFDPEVVAELDKQASGSKGSKKREVVARGDDTCRLAVVNMDWDHIHARDLYKVFASLVHPEATRLPHEPLPASGKNGFQSLTAVRGQVKSVRVYVSDFGRERLAKEDIEGPPRAIFKEAKDSDEDEPLYQVDEGSEFDEQALRKYQLERLRYYYAVATFDSKESARFVYNEIDGTEMERSANLFDLRFVPDDMELPDGEDGRECGWRDEATDDKGHYEGLDFKTDALRHSRVRLTWDQDDPRRMKVTHAAARNQKDVHEDDMKTYLASDSEEEEEDTAQSRDRLRSLLAAPKANAFDDADDEESMYAPKSRDGDMQITFVPALAPGAKPAKPSEDETTIEKYMRKQKEKRERKKAQREEKEKGEEEAEEEEEAGAGEDLGFDDPFFASDPGDFEQALAQEQGNKKDKKDKKDKKSKKSKKVREPSPPADADGHDSDADQHFSLQDIVRAEKLQNKKLSKQQKKREARREAKRTPLTQPSFAMDTQDPRFAAVKEDYRFAIDPNHPGFVKTEGMQKLLEEGRKQHPQSQDAPPPSAPDLQSLVSSVKRNAPQVNRRAKKQRS; from the coding sequence ATGGCGAACGGCCACGGGGTGAAGGATGCGCGCTTTGCGCGTGTGCAAAGCGACCCGCGATTCCGGCGTGCAAAGCGCGATGATACCAAGGTCGTGCTAGACGATCGCTTTAAGGATGTGCTGCAACCGACAAAGGGCAAGAAGCTCGACCGGttcggccgccgccaggCAGAAGGCGAGGCCGAAGAGCTCCGCCGCCTGTACCGCCTGGACGGTGGCGATGCCGCACGTGGTgaggtcgagctcgagagcagtagcgacgaggaggacgaggaagaagaggaagaggaggaggaagacgacgacgacgacgagtcgGAAGAGGACGAGCCGGTGGTCATCGGCCGCCAAGAcgccgtgcggcgtgcACAGGCCtacgactcggacgactCGATCGATCTGGAGGAGGATGACTTTGATCCcgaggtcgtcgccgagctcgacaagcAGGCGTCCGGCTCCAAAGGCTCGAAGAagcgcgaggtcgtggCGCGTGGCGACGATACGTGCCGCCTTGCGGTGGTGAACATGGACTGGGACCATATCCACGCGCGCGACCTGTACAAGGTCTTTGCGTCGCTTGTGCATcccgaggcgacgcgccttCCCCATgagccgctgccggcgTCCGGCAAGAACGGCTTCCAGTCCCTGACGGCCGTGCGTGGCCAAGTCAAGTCGGTGCGCGTGTATGTCTCCGACTTtgggcgcgagcgccttgcaAAAGAGGACATTGAagggccgccgcgagccaTCTTTAAAGAGGCCAAagactcggacgaggacgagccgctGTACCAAGTCGACGAAGGCTCCGAGTTtgacgagcaggcgctgcgcaagtaccagctggagcgcctgcgctaCTACTACGCGGTCGCCACCTTTGACTCGAAAGAGAGCGCGCGCTTTGTATACAACGAGATCGACGGCACAGAGATGGAGCGCTCGGCAAACCTCTTTGACCTGCGCTTTGTCCCGGACGATATGGAGCTGCCGGACGGCGAAGACGGGCGCGAGTGCGGctggcgcgacgaggcgaccgACGACAAAGGGCACTACGAAGGCCTCGACTTTAAGacggatgcgctgcgccactCGCGTGTGCGTCTGACGTGGGACCAGGACGACCCGCGCCGTATGAAGgtgacgcacgccgcggcacgcaaCCAAAAAGACGTGCACGAAGACGATATGAAGACCTACCTCGCGTCCGActcggaggaggaggaggaggataCGGCACAGAgccgcgaccgcctgcgctcgctcctTGCCGCGCCCAAAGCGAACGCGTTTGacgacgcggacgacgaggagagcATGTACGCGCccaagtcgcgcgacggcgacatGCAGATCACGTTTgtgcctgcgctcgccccCGGTGCCAAGCCCGCCAAGCCGAGCGAGGACGAAACGACGATCGAAAAGTACATGCGCAAGCAAAAGgagaagcgcgagcgcaaaaaggcgcagcgcgaagAGAAGGAGAAGGGTGAAGAAGAGGCGGAAGAAGAAGAGGaggcgggcgccggcgaggacCTCGGCTTTGACGACCCCTTCTTCGCGTCCGACCCCGGGGACTttgagcaggcgctcgcccagGAGCAAGGTAACAAGAAGGACAAGAAGGACAAGAAGGACAAGAAGAGCAAGAAGAGCAAGAAAGTGCGcgagccgtcgccgccggccgacgccgacggaCACGACTCAGACGCGGACCAGCACTTTTCGCTGCAGGACATTGTGCGCGCCGAGAAGCTGCAGAACAAGAAGCTCTCAAAGCAGCAAAAGaagcgcgaggcacgccgcgaggcgaagcgcacgccgctcacgCAGCCGAGCTTTGCGATGGACACGCAAGATCCCCGTTTCGCGGCGGTCAAGGAAGACTACCGCTTTGCAATCGACCCCAACCACCCCGGCTTTGTCAAGACAGAAGGCATGCAAAAGCTGCTGGAGGAAGGCCGCAAGCAGCACCCCCAGTCGCAAGATGCCCCTCCCCCTTCTGCGCCCGACCTCCAGTCGCTGGTCTCGTCGGTGAAGCGCAATGCACCGCAGGTCAATCGCCGTGCCAAGAAACAGCGTTCATAG
- a CDS encoding uncharacterized protein (BUSCO:EOG09261KRX; EggNog:ENOG503NZN0; COG:T): MPFVQASVRTVARTVRMRMHDKRMYQDYVRTRSPGGAAMRVSLATGKTYGALLSRGERAGQEDAMSISCIMLPCEQLRQHILHSTPGGQARDPWYGWTCQEAGGAEFGAQVVWFGCFDGHGGPSVSQLLSKKLHRVFEAAEPEMVTDTVRYTRSLGGYFGRYSGGVLERWVRKDLLGRGKREAAPNFRSLSELAQSSSEPTPSALERYDALADDGDSNATHTKLIPPPDEMQGKEITLKERATLAWLMMDREVQQNPEYDGAGSTASILLVHSLDQPAVPWYSSKYVSLTTIHVGDTRFLLCPTSDGKAVPLTTHHHPDEPGEAERLSRLGAGIVTDSFGEMRWMGTLANTRAFGDTEAKRYGVTAEPEVRSHIVRGTEFAFAIGFSDGISDVMSDQEIVDLCRGAQQPQEAAKRVLKYAENLGSVDNATVLCVPLAGWGSIGGSDETKARRKKRLSQVDLYRDRRK; encoded by the exons ATGCCGTTCGTCCaggcgtcggtgcgcacaGTGGCGCGCACTGTGCGGATGCGTATGCACGACAAGCGCATGTATCAAGACTATGTACGCACGCGCTCtcccggcggcgctgcgatGCGTGTGTCGCTGGCGACGGGAAAAACATACGGAGCGCTCCTcagccgcggcgagcgcgcgggcCAGGAGGACGCCATGTCGATTTCATGTATCATGCTCCCCTGTGAGCAATTACGACAGCATATCCTTCACTCGACGCCCGGCGGCCAGGCCCGCGATCCGTGGTACGGCTGGACGTGCCAGGaagcgggcggcgccgagttTGGCGCGCAGGTCGTGTGGTTCGGCTGCTTTGACGGGCATGGCGggccgagcgtgtcgcAGCTCCTGTCCAAGAAACTGCACCGGGTTttcgaggcggccgagccggAGATGGTGACAGACACAG TACGATATACGCGCTCTTTGGGCGGCTACTTTGGGCGGTACTCGGGCGGAgtgctcgagcgctggGTGCGCAAGGACCTGCTAGGCCGCGGAAAGCGCGAAGCCGCGCCCAACTTTCGTTCTCTCTCGGAGCTCGCACAGAGCTCGTCGGAGCCGACGCCgtccgcgctcgagcgttACGATGCGCTTGCCGACGATGGCGACTCCAACGCAACGCATACCAAGCTCATTCCCCCGCCGGACGAAATGCAGGGCAAGGAAATTACGCTGAAAGAGCGCGCGACACTCGCATGGCTCATG ATGGACCGCGAAGTGCAGCAGAACCCCGAGTACGACGGCGCGGGAAGCACCGCATCGATCCTGCTTGTGCACAGCCTCGACCAACCCGCCGTGCCGTGGTACTCGAGCAAGTACGTCTCGCTCACGACGATCCACGTCGGCGATACGCGCTTTCTGCTCTGTCCCACGTCCGACGGCAaggccgtgccgctcaCTACGCACCACCACCCCGACGAgcccggcgaggccgagcggctgagccggctcggcgcgggaATCGTCACCGACTCGTTCGGCGAGATGCGGTGGATGGGCACACTCGCCAATACGCGTGCTTTTGGCGATACCGAGGCGAAGCGGTACGGCGTCACGGCCGAGCCAGAGGTGCGCTCGCACATTGTGCGCGGTACCGAGTTTGCGTTTGCGATCGGCTTTAGCGACGGCATCAGCGACGTGATGAGCGACCAGGAGATTGTGGACctgtgccgcggcgcccagcAGCCGCAAGAGGCCGCGAAACGCGTGCTAAAGTACGCCGAGAACTTGGGGAGCGTCGACAATGCCACCGTCCTCTGCGTCCCCTTGGCGGGGTGGGGGTCGatcggcggcagcgacgagacCAAGGCGCGCCGGAAGAAGCGACTGAGCCAGGTCGATCTGTATCGCGACAGACGTAAATAG
- the cwf29 gene encoding RNA-binding protein Cwf29 (EggNog:ENOG503P2CR; COG:A) has product MNSVRDIQRRNEQELELGLVGSGSWHEQYKDSAYIYVGGLPFDLTEGDVITIFSQFGEVMNIHLPKPREEAKEERGRDGRPQKQPRHRGFGFLMYEDQRSTILAVDNLNGAQVLGRTLRVDHVANFKHERVPDADGNLVEPDEQAFNCAPPETVVDEEPEDDIDLSDPMAAYIADEKKKRRPSETDEERRRRKERRREKERGERGDERRRSHRHDSERHRSHRHHHDSDRGDSERRRSHRHRHDSEQGDSERRRSHRHDRRAPPDSPDREKERRPDRSASPHRRTPAARDTPREATPPGDVTPPYPAGDATPPYPRGLRAATP; this is encoded by the exons ATGAA ctcggtgcGGGATATCCAGCGGCGCAacgagcaggagctcgagctggggcTCGTCGGGTCGGGGTCATGGCATGAGCAGTACAAAGACTCGGCGTATATCTATGTCGGAGGGCTGCCGTTTGACCTCACGGAAGGCGACGTGATTACGATCTTTTCCCAGTTTGGCGAGGTCATGAATATCCACTTGCCCaagccgcgcgaggaggcgaAGGAGGAGCGGGGACGCGATGGGCGTCCACAGAAGCAGCCGCGGCATAGAGGATTTGGGTTCCTGATGTACGAGGACCAGCGCTCGACGATCCTCGCGGTCGACAACCTGAACGGCGCACAGGTGCTggggcgcacgctgcgcgtcgaccatGTCGCCAACTTTAAGCACGAGCGTGTTCCGGACGCCGACGGCaacctcgtcgagccggACGAGCAGGCGTTCAactgtgcgccgcccgagacGGTCGTCGACGAAGAGCCAGAGGACGACATCGACCTGTCCGACCCCATGGCCGCGTACATTGCCGACGAGAAAAAGAAACGCAGGCCGTCCGAGACagacgaggagcgccgccggagaaaggagcgccgccgcgagaaAGAGCGGGGCGAGCggggcgacgagcggcgccgcagccacCGCCACGACAGCGAGCGCCACCGCAGCCACCGCCATCACCACGACAGCGACCGGGGCGacagcgagcggcgccgcagccacCGCCACCGCCACGACAGCGAGCAGGGCGacagcgagcggcgccgcagccaccgccacgaccgacgcgcaccCCCCGATTCCCCCGATCGCGAAAAGGAGCGGCGCCCGGAtcgcagcgcgtcgccccaCCGCCGCACCCCGGCGGCTAGAGATACCCCCCGCGAAGCTACGCCACCAGGCGACGTCACACCCCCTTATCCCGCAGGCGACGCGACCCCGCCGTATCCCCGCGGCCTTCGCGCCGCAACGCCGTAG
- the VMA5 gene encoding Vacuolar ATP synthase subunit C (EggNog:ENOG503NVXU; COG:C) — MPSESSYWIVSAPVQEEKSTEQMYKDLSQRLVSDSAAERSEVAPLAFPQLKTGTLESLIALSEELPKTDAFFASVVTRIVDTLRALFNDDDQALNEHLVLDGESVEDYLMHWQWNAGKYRADRALPELVETLNKEMQSIDNVMKQKLNTYNLAKGQLQQLERKKHGNLSVCSLADVVRKDDVVDADSDFLVTLLVVVPKTQKQQWLDKYERLTSMVVPRSSNELAQDDEYALYNVTVFKKVEQEFVQKAREQKFQVREFTFDEEALGRERKELDEAGASEKELWTELVRLSRTNFAEAYQAAVHFKVLRTFVESVLRFGLPANYFAAVVRPNPRRVKQLIKSLVAEFSHLSEYMSKSDQNGEEAPTTHETPGEYANLLEQEVYPFVLTEQPMITV; from the exons ATGCCCTCCGAGTCGAGCTACTGGATCGTGAGTGCGCCCGTGCAGGAGGAGAAGAGCACGGAGCAGATGTACAAGGATCTGTCGCAGCGGCTTGTGTCCGactcggcggccgagcgctccgaggtcgcgccgctggcctTTCCGCAGCTCAAgaccggcacgctcgagtcgctgatTGCGCTGTCGGAGGAGCTGCCCAAGACGGATGCGTTCTTTGCGTCGGTCGTTACGCGCATTGTGgacacgctgcgtgcgctctttaacgacgacgaccaggCGCTCAACGAGCACCTGGTGCTCGACGGAGAGAGCGTCGAGGACTACCTGATGCACTGGCAGTGGAACGCGGGCAAGTACCGAGCGGACCGCGCACTGCCCGAGCTTGTCGAGACGCTGAACAAG GAAATGCAATCGATCGACAACGTGATGAAGCAAAAGCTCAACACATACAACCTCGCCAAGGGCCagctccagcagctcgagcgcaagaagCA CGGCAACCTATCCGTGTGCTCTCTGGCGGACGTCGTGCGAAAGGACGACGTCGTGGACGCCGACTCGGACTTTTTGGTGACGCTCCTGGTCGTCGTGCCCAAGACGCAGAAGCAGCAGTGGCTGGACAAGTACGAGCGCCTGACGTCGATGGTCGTCCCGCGCTCGTCcaacgagctcgcgcaggacgacgagTACGCGCTCTACAATGTGACCGTCTTTAAGAAGGTCGAGCAAGAGTTTGTGCAAAAGGCGCGCGAACAAAAGTTCCAGGTGCGCGAGTTTACCTttgacgaggaggcgctcggtcgcgagcgcaaggagctcgacgaggcggggGCGTCTGAGAAGGAGCTCTGG ACCGAGCTGGTCCGCCTGAGCCGCACCAACTTTGCCGAGGCCTACCAGGCAGCAGTCCACTTCaaggtgctgcgcacgtTTGTCGAGAGCGTCCTGCGCTTCGGTCTGCCGGCAAACTACTTTGCGGCGGTCGTACGCCCCAACCCGCGGCGCGTCAAGCAGCTGATCAAGTCGCTCGTTGCCGAGTTCAGCCACCTCTCCGAGTATATGTCCAAGAGCGACCAGAACGGAGAagaggcgccgacgacgcacGAGACGCCGGGCGAGTACGCCAACCTGCTGGAGCAGGAGGTGTATCCGTTCGTCTTGACCGAGCAGCCTATGATTACTGTGTAG
- the TPT1 gene encoding 2'-phosphotransferase (COG:J; EggNog:ENOG503P117): MVMSDANASAPASAAASAAGAPSSAPDARSREQAKQWKKERKLQAQKKKEQPPAPTEVSLSKPKRPPRDASPEVQLSKALSYLLRHGAEKEFLSIRPDGFIRVDALLARPKVQKIEMPDGAETRPPTLADIQAITASSDKQRFELSGGTADAPGAGDVYWMRAVQGHSLSSVTQLEHVDLTPANVHEHLAERGGKYYAIHGTNNMAWDLILASQALKPMGRNHIHLAKGLPGASGVISGMRTSCTRHIYVDVSKALRDGVPFSVSSNGVVLTPGVDGALPLAYVDCVEDAHSVQIWP; the protein is encoded by the coding sequence ATGGTGATGAGCGACGCCAACGCATctgcgccggcgtccgccgccgcgtcggcggcgggcgcgccgtccagtgcgcccgatgcgcgctcgcgcgagcaggccaagcAGTGGAAGAAAGAGCGTAAGCTGCAGGCGCAAAAGAAAAAAGAGCAGCCCCCCGCACCGACCGAGGTGTCTTTGTCGAAACCCAAGCGCCCCccccgcgacgcgtcgcccgaggTGCAGCTCTCTAAAGCGCTGTCCTACTtgctgcgccacggcgccgagaAAGAGTTTCTGTCTATCCGCCCTGACGGCTTCATTCgagtcgatgcgctgcttgcgcgtCCCAAAGTCCAAAAAATCGAGAtgcccgacggcgccgagacgcgcccCCCCACGCTCGCGGATATCCAGGCGATtaccgcctcgagcgacaAGCAGCGCTTTGAGCTGAGTGGTGGCACGGCCGatgcgcccggcgccggcgacgtgtACTGGATGCGGGCCGTGCAAGGCCACTCGCTTTCGAGCgtgacgcagctcgagcatgTCGATCTGACCCCCGCCAACGTGCACGAgcaccttgccgagcgcggcggcaagTACTATGCGATCCACGGCACGAACAATATGGCATGGGACTTGATTCTTGCGAGCCAAGCGCTGAAACCGATGGGCCGCAACCACATCCACCTCGCCAAAGGCCTGCctggcgcgtcgggcgtgATTAGTGGCATGCGTACGTCGTGCACGCGCCATATCTATGTCGACGTGTCAAaagcgctgcgcgacggcgtccCCTTTTCCGTGTCGTCCAACGGCGTGGTGCTCACCCCCGGCGTGGACGGTGCGCTGCCATTGGCGTACGTGGACTGTgtcgaggatgcgcacAGTGTGCAGATATGGCCCTAG
- a CDS encoding dihydrofolate reductase (COG:H; EggNog:ENOG503P56D) — MTRPNLGALRMTIVVAASLKNGIGAKGTLPWRLPKDMAYFRAATSHVVDTPRDDAAMGAAGYEKRAVPIKNAVIMGRNTWDSIPPKFRPLSDRINVVVSTTMKQADLGLPAPDADTVVVASFEDAVSLLQERRLARYMDVSSGSALGHTFIVGGAAIYRHVLTTTSPAWALENLLVTRIMRPHAENELYDVFLDEFRSEKQQAWEEDTAKACVDVLPTDERLCPDELDDRAVWRQATSAEHKTFLADAPHAAQVGQIFHDKGIAIQFQLWRRRDLPKDGAV; from the exons ATGACGCGCCCGaatctcggcgcgctgcgcatgaCGATTGTCGTCGCGGCCAGTCTGAAGAACGGGATTGGCGCAAAGGGCACGCTGCCGTGGCGCCTGCCGAAAGACATGGCGTACTTTCGTGCAGCGACGAGCCACGtcgtcgacacgccgcgcgacgacgcggcaaTGGGCGCGGCAGGCTACGAAAagcgcgcggtgccgaTCAAAAACGCGGTCATCATGGGACGCAATACGTGGGACAGCATCCCGCCCAAGTTCCGCCCCCTGTCGGACCGCATCAATGTCGTGGTGAGCACGACAATGAAGCAGGCGGACCTCGGACT gcctgcgccggacgcggacacggtcgtcgtcgcctcgTTCGAGGACGCAGTGTCTCTTTTGCAAGAGCGCCGGCTCGCGCGGTACATGGACGTCTCGAGCGGCTCTGCACTGGGGCACACGTTTAttgtcggcggcgcagcgatTTACCGCCACGTCCTCACCACGACAAGCCCGGCGTGGGCGCTCGAGAACCTGCTCGTGACGCGCATCATGCGCCCGCATGCGGAGAACGAGTTGTACGACGTGTTCCTCGACGAGTTCCGCTCGGAAAAGCAGCAGGCGTGGGAAGAAGATACCGCCAAGGCgtgcgtcgacgtgctcccgaccgacgagcgcctATGCCCAGACGAGCTGGACGACCGTGCAGTGTGGCGCCAGGCAACGTCTGCCGAGCACAAGACGTTcctggccgacgcgccgcacgccgcacagGTCGGCCAGATCTTTCACGACAAGGGCATCGCGATCCAGTTCCAGCTGTGGCGCCGCCGTGATCTGCCCAAGGACGGGGCCGTGTAA
- the GUS1 gene encoding glutamate--tRNA ligase (COG:J; EggNog:ENOG503NUH3): MSVVTVVLDPSARLPFVSPIVLVNVAAEHGDKDAKIDYEVNQGPAVTLKDGKKVEGGLAVLQALTELYAPIGLAGSAENRAAVGAYLEQSDKLAAAPFQEASQQADDLDQHLALRTYLTGHQVTAADVAIWGAIRSSSPLLGIIKKQAHTHLARWYAHLDALPAFSSAVTAMADAKSNMFKQKKTAAGFDLFLKGAKQGEVVTRFPPEPSGYLHVGHAKAAILNQYFAQEYKGKLIVRFDDTNPSKEKQEFEDSIVEDLALLGITPDAVSHTSDFFETLKELAVRLIKEGNAYCDDTLQEEMRAQRMDGLPSKRRDASVEENLARFEEMERGTPEGCKWCLRAKMSVDNPNKAMRDPVIYRCNVDTPHARTGTQWKVYPTYDFCCPVVDSLEGITHALRTNEYHDRNPQYEWFLEKLNLRHVDIWDYGRLNFVYTLLSKRKLQWFVDNGIVPGWDDPRFPTVRGIRRRGMTIDCIRQFILSQGPSQQIINMEWDNIWALNKRLIDPVVPRYVALDEAKLVKASIANCPPAEDKQVPKHKKNAELGMKTTVYDSQIFIEQADAASFDVNEEITLMDWGNVIVRAKHLAEDGSVSSLDLEANLDGDFKATKKKVTWLAQPNATHHLTPVTLEDFDYLITKKKLEEEDKFTDFLSPQTRFTTLALADANVAELKEGDAMQFERKGYYILDKVQGADGRREFIRIPDGRAASSASKAAPDENPAEKKAAAAAARAQKAAEKAEKAKQKEAKKAGKKTAGADPVQNLLEEGAKKVNMYSLPNINEPVDTNPQTKMYRVKPIM; this comes from the exons ATGAGCGTCGTGACGGTGGTACTGGATCCGTCTGCGCGGCTTCCGTTTGTGTCGCCGATTGTACTGGTGAACGTCGCCGCAGAGCATGGCGATAAGGATGCTAAAATCGATTACGAAGTGAACCAGGGCCCTGCTGTGACCCTCAAAGACGGCAAGAAGGTCGAAGGTGGCCTTGCCGTCCTGCAGGCCCTGACCGAGCTCTACGCCCCGATCGGCCTTGCAGGCAGTGCCGAGAACCgtgcggcggtcggcgcctACCTTGAGCAGTCGGACAaactcgccgcggcgccgttcCAGGAGGCGTCGCAGCAGGCTGACGATCTCGaccagcacctcgcgctgcgcacgtaCCTGACCGGACACCAGGTCACGGCCGCGGACGTGGCGATCTGGGGCGCGAtccgctcctcgtcgccgctgctTGGTATCATCAAGAAGCAGGCGCATACGCACCTTGCGCGCTGGTACGCCCACCTCGATGCACTCCCTGCCTTCTCCTCGGCTGTGACGGCGATGGCGGATGCCAAGAGCAACATGTTCAAGCAGAAGAAGACCGCCGCTGGTTTCGACCTGTTCCTTAAGGGCGCGAAGCAGGGTGAGGTCGTGACGCGTTTCCCCCCGGAGCCGTCTGGCTACCTGCACGTCGGCcacgccaaggccgcgaTTCTCAACCAGTACTTTGCGCAGGAGTACAAGGGTAAGCTCATCGTCCGTTTCGACGACACGAACCCCAGCAAGGAGAAGCAGGAGTTTGAGGATTCGATCGTCGAGGAccttgcgcttctcggCATCACGCCCGATGCTGTTTCCCACACCTCGGACTTTTTCGAGACGCTCAAGGAGCTTGCGGTGCGCCTGATCAAGGAGGGCAACGCCTACTGCGATGACACGCTCCAGGAGGAgatgcgcgcgcagcgcatggaCGGTCTGCCCagcaagcgccgcgacgcctcTGTCGAGGAGAACCTGGCGCGCTTTGAGGAGATGGAGCGCGGCACACCCGAGGGATGCAAGTGGTGCCTGCGTGCCAAGATGAGCGTCGATAACCCCAAcaaggcgatgcgcgaccCAGTTATTTACCGCTGCAACGTCGACACGCCCCacgcgcgcaccggcacgcaGTGGAAGGTGTACCCCACCTACGACTTCTGCTGCCCTGTCGTGGACAGTCTCGAAGGCATTacgcacgcgctgcgtacGAACGAGTACCACGACCGCAACCCCCAGTATGAGTGGTTCCTGGAGAAGCTGAACCTGCGCCATGTGGACATTTGGGACTATGGTCGCCTGAACTTTGTGTACACGCTGCTGAgcaagcgcaagctgcAGTGGTTCGTCGACAACGGCATCGTGCCCGGCTGGGACGACCCCCGTTTCCCGACCGTGCGCGGTATCCGCCGCCGTGGTATGACGATCGACTGTATCCGCCAGTTTATCCTGTCGCAGGGCCCCTCGCAGCAGATCATCAACATGGAGTGGGACAATATCTGGGCGCTAAACAAGCGTCTAATCGACCCCGTGGTGCCGCGCTatgtcgcgctcgacgaggcgaagcTTGTCAAGGCGTCGATCGCCAACTGCCCTCCTGCGGAGGACAAGCAGGTGCCGAAGCACAAGAAGaacgccgagctcggcatgAAGACCACCGTGTACGACAGCCAGATCTTtatcgagcaggccgatgCGGCCTCGTTCGACGTCAATGAGGAGATCACGCTCATGGACTGGGGCAACGTCATTGTGCGTGCcaagcacctcgccgaggacggcTCGGTCTCctcgctcgacctcgaggcgaacctcgacggcgacttTAAGGCGACCAAGAAGAAGGTGACGTGGCTCGCGCAGCCCAACGCGACGCACCACCTCACGCCGgtgacgctcgaggacttTGACTACCTCATCACCAAGAAGAAgctcgaggaagaggacAAGTTTACCGACTTCCTCTCGCCCCAGACGCGCTTCACCACCCTTGCACTGGCAGACGCGAatgtcgccgagctcaaggAGGGCGACGCGATGCAGTTCGAGCGCAAGGGCTACTACATCCTCGACAAGGTCCAAGGCGcggacggccgccgcgagtTTATCCGCATTcccgacggccgcgcagcctcgagcgcgagcaagGCTGCCCCGGACGAGAATCCGGCGGAGAAgaaggccgccgcggccgccgcgcgtgcccaAAAGGCCGCCGAGAAGGCGGAGAAGGCCAAGCAAAAGGAGGCGAAAAAGGCGGGCAAGAAGACCGCTGGTGCCGACCCTGTGCAGAACCTTCTCGAGGAGGGCGCCAAGAAGGTCAACATGTACTCGCTCCCGAACATTAATGAGCCGGTGGACACCAACCCGCAGA CCAAAATGTACCGCGTCAAGCCGATTATGTAG
- the SMD2 gene encoding mRNA splicing protein (EggNog:ENOG503P45M; BUSCO:EOG09265IT6; COG:A) — MSQYVNVPKSDLDEAQIRELEQYEISQGPLSVLQQSVRNHTQVLISLRNNKKLLARVKAFDRHSNMVLENVKEMWTEVKPVNKDRFISKMFLRGDSVVLVLRNIA; from the exons ATGAG TCAATACGTCAACGTGCCCAAGTCCGAtctggacgaggcgcagattcgcgagctcgagcagtaCGAGATCTCTCAGGGGCCGCTGTCTGTGCTCCAGCAGTCGGTGCGCAACCATACCCAGGTCCTGATCTCGCTGCGGAACAACAAAAagctccttgcgcgcgtCAAGGCGTTCGACCGTCACTCGAATATGGTGCTGGAGAACGTGAAGGAGATGTGGACGGAGGTG AAGCCGGTGAAC AAGGACCGCTTTATCTCGAAAATGTTTTTGCGTGGCGACTCGGTGGTGCTGG TCTTGCGCAACATTGCGTAA